In Primulina eburnea isolate SZY01 chromosome 14, ASM2296580v1, whole genome shotgun sequence, the following proteins share a genomic window:
- the LOC140812749 gene encoding uncharacterized protein has protein sequence MAPPPGPYSGTSTLALVARVSAVSFGIVYGSVKLKILKAKAKSQKKAEAKEHH, from the exons ATGGCGCCGCCTCCTGGACCGTACTCCGGCACCAGCACGTTGGCTTTG GTGGCTAGGGTTTCCGCTGTTTCATTCGGAATTGTTTACGGAAGCGTGAAACTTAAGATTCTCAAG GCAAAGGCAAAATCCCAAAAGAAGGCTGAAGCCAAGGAACATCACTGA
- the LOC140812748 gene encoding LOW QUALITY PROTEIN: probable ribosome-binding factor A, chloroplastic (The sequence of the model RefSeq protein was modified relative to this genomic sequence to represent the inferred CDS: deleted 1 base in 1 codon), with protein sequence MTHLQIHRSPVAPPCSIANPSPWFCHISSFSLLKTSPRGICTTTGGGGGGVGVRTIRCMAHPRRVRMVAKQIMRELSDMLLTDKVLQSAILPEVALGADRYLSSLTTISDVEISSDLQVVKVYVSVFGDERGKEVSLAGLKSKAKYVRSELGKRMKLRLTPEIRFVEDESIERGSRVLEILDRIKDENEKKAIEGEADDFEELSDRGNNDVEWEGDDIDDDGVIYVK encoded by the exons ATGACGCATCTTCAAATCCACCGCTCGCCGGTAGCTCCGCCATGTTCAATCGCAAACCCATCGCCGTGGTTCTGCCATATTTCTTCCTTTTCCCTGCTGAAGACATCGCCGCGCGGGATATGTACCACcaccggcggcggcggcggcggtgtAGGAGTCAGAACAATCAGGTGTATGGCCCACCCTAGAAGAGTGAGAATGGTGGCGAAGCAGATAATGAGGGAGCTATCAGATATGTTGCTTACCGATAAGGTTTTGCAGTCTGCAATTCTACCTGAAGTTGCTTTAGGCGCGGATCGGTATCTCTCCTCCCTCACGACAATTAGTGACGTTGAAATTTCTTCTGATTTGCAG GTAGTTAAAGTATATGTATCTGTTTTTGGTGATGAAAGAGGAAAAGAAGTCTCCCTTGCTGGGCTCAAGTCAAAAGCAAAATACGTTCGCAGTGAGTTGGGTAAGCGTATGAAG TTGCGGCTCACTCCTGAGATTCGTTTCGTAGAAGATGAATCTATTGAACGAGGAAGCAGG GTACTTGAAATACTGGATAGGATAAAGGATGAGAATGAGAAAAAAGCAATAGAAGGTGAAGCTGATGATTTCGAAGAGCTATCTGATAGAGGCAACAATGATGTTGAGTGGGAGGGAGATGACATTGACGATGATGGGGTCATCTATGTAAAGTAA